In the Desulfobacterales bacterium genome, one interval contains:
- a CDS encoding chemotaxis protein CheX, translated as MDAGLINPFINATLNVLETMAFIKAQAGKPFLKKDDIARGDVSGIIGITGEAHGTMAVTFDEGGILKVVSNMFGEEMTELNAEVADAVGELTNMISGQARRELEEKGRMFDAAIPSVVTGKGHRIVHITQGPKIAIPFKVEGGSFTIEICLDVA; from the coding sequence ATGGATGCTGGTCTGATCAATCCGTTTATTAACGCCACGTTGAACGTTCTTGAGACCATGGCTTTTATTAAAGCACAGGCCGGAAAGCCTTTCTTGAAAAAAGATGATATCGCCAGAGGGGATGTCAGCGGTATTATCGGTATTACGGGTGAGGCGCATGGAACCATGGCGGTAACATTTGATGAAGGCGGAATCCTGAAGGTTGTCTCCAACATGTTTGGAGAAGAAATGACGGAGCTAAACGCTGAGGTGGCTGATGCGGTCGGCGAGTTGACGAATATGATATCCGGCCAGGCCAGAAGAGAGTTGGAAGAAAAGGGGCGAATGTTTGATGCCGCCATTCCTTCCGTGGTTACCGGGAAGGGCCATCGGATTGTTCATATTACACAAGGGCCCAAAATCGCGATTCCTTTTAAGGTTGAGGGTGGGTCTTTTACCATCGAAATTTGTCTGGATGTCGCATAA
- the flgC gene encoding flagellar basal body rod protein FlgC: MMDLIQIMRISGTGLAAQRAKINVVTDNLANAETTRSAEGGPYRRKMVVFEEAPVSKDFKATLADEEKQANGVVVSETVRSQEDYRLVHNPTHPDADPLTGYVAMPNVDTMTELADMMVARRAYDANVTAMSNTKSMILKALEIGK, encoded by the coding sequence ATGATGGACTTGATTCAAATCATGCGAATCAGCGGTACGGGGTTGGCTGCCCAACGCGCCAAGATCAATGTTGTCACCGATAACCTGGCCAACGCGGAAACGACACGGTCTGCCGAAGGCGGGCCTTATCGAAGAAAAATGGTGGTATTTGAAGAAGCTCCGGTCTCAAAGGATTTCAAGGCGACCCTGGCCGATGAGGAAAAACAGGCCAATGGGGTGGTTGTGTCCGAGACCGTCAGATCACAAGAGGATTACAGGTTGGTGCATAACCCGACTCATCCGGATGCGGATCCTTTGACCGGGTATGTGGCCATGCCGAATGTTGATACCATGACCGAACTGGCCGATATGATGGTGGCCAGGCGCGCCTATGATGCGAATGTGACGGCCATGAGCAATACCAAAAGTATGATACTGAAAGCCCTTGAGATCGGCAAATAA
- a CDS encoding PilZ domain-containing protein — MADTVRRERREYVRAMISTKARITRVDPSRVGAVPGLAAVLPDESVVRPGKKGEDSSAASPPAWATQIARYLLRIDEKLDRIIEKLGCQAPEALGPAIVDTVNISGSGIVLVLSEAVEIGQILEISMNLPGFPLGVFEAYGEVVRVEDRKGKDKGLFDVALKFLYIGETDREQLIACSFAAQRKAIRQVCDLD, encoded by the coding sequence ATGGCGGATACCGTTAGACGTGAGCGAAGAGAATACGTCCGGGCAATGATTTCCACCAAAGCGAGAATCACGCGCGTTGACCCGTCCCGGGTGGGTGCTGTACCGGGGCTTGCCGCGGTTCTGCCCGATGAAAGCGTGGTGCGCCCCGGGAAAAAGGGCGAGGATTCATCGGCTGCCTCACCACCTGCCTGGGCGACTCAAATCGCCCGATATCTTCTCAGAATTGATGAGAAGCTCGATCGGATTATTGAAAAACTGGGGTGTCAAGCGCCGGAAGCGTTGGGCCCGGCCATTGTCGATACCGTCAATATCAGCGGCTCCGGAATCGTTCTTGTTCTTTCCGAGGCGGTTGAGATCGGCCAGATACTGGAAATTTCGATGAATTTGCCAGGCTTTCCGTTGGGCGTTTTTGAAGCCTATGGTGAGGTGGTTCGGGTTGAAGATAGAAAGGGTAAGGATAAAGGATTGTTTGACGTGGCCCTCAAGTTTCTTTATATTGGCGAGACAGATCGCGAACAACTTATCGCCTGCTCATTTGCGGCGCAACGGAAAGCCATTCGACAAGTTTGCGACCTCGACTGA
- a CDS encoding chemotaxis response regulator CheY, giving the protein MDLSMKVLIVDDFATMRRIMKNILKQIGFTNIIEADDGTSAIEELKKTSVDLIISDWNMPKMTGLELLKTVRSMDGLKDLPFLMVTAEAQKQNVIDAVQAGVSNYVVKPFTAEAISEKLKKIFG; this is encoded by the coding sequence ATGGATTTGTCCATGAAAGTTCTTATTGTGGACGATTTTGCAACAATGCGTCGAATTATGAAGAACATATTGAAACAGATTGGTTTTACGAACATCATCGAGGCGGATGACGGCACGTCGGCGATAGAGGAGCTTAAGAAAACCTCCGTGGATCTGATTATTTCAGACTGGAACATGCCGAAGATGACCGGTCTTGAATTGCTCAAAACGGTTCGAAGCATGGATGGACTAAAAGACCTTCCTTTTCTAATGGTGACGGCCGAAGCGCAAAAACAAAATGTAATTGATGCCGTACAGGCCGGAGTTTCCAATTATGTGGTCAAACCCTTTACAGCAGAGGCTATCTCTGAAAAATTAAAGAAAATTTTTGGGTAA
- the fliF gene encoding flagellar basal-body MS-ring/collar protein FliF translates to MGAATEQIGNIFSKIPLQRKLAMGLVLLLVIGGFCVMFMVGSKTEYQPLFGKLTPEDAAGIVDKLREQRVPFRIEGGGSMILVPADMVYDVRLSLAGLGIPKGGGVGFEIFDETDFGTTEFVQKLNYQRALQGELARTIKEFSEVADARVMIVMPKDSVFIDEKKPPSASVLLKLRNALSKSKVAAVVHLVASAVEGLTPDLVTVVDTDGRVLSKKTLEEDKVGELADSQLEYKTGYEGNLVRRIQSMLEQIVGPGKAIVRVSADMDFSRVDINEERYDPDVQVIRSQQNSTEAQEGSKGAANGVSSVNPAAGGSLASQSAEKSQRQNQTINYEINRTVKRIVKPLAEVKRLSVAAVLDGKYTPGTDKDGNQTKTYVARTQAELDQFANIVKQAMGYSADREDQVTVESLPFAFMEEMSLEMNPGVDWLAMIKRFGHLAGYAVLLLISFVFIVRPMTRVVSDVSVAVEQQTLRYGAGAQQQALPSPDGRQALPEPKAISPRERAVHLTKQDPDMAVEHVRSWLSEAS, encoded by the coding sequence ATGGGTGCAGCAACGGAACAGATCGGGAATATTTTCAGTAAAATTCCGCTTCAGCGAAAGTTGGCGATGGGGTTGGTGCTGTTACTGGTAATCGGTGGATTTTGCGTCATGTTTATGGTGGGAAGCAAAACCGAGTACCAGCCCCTGTTTGGAAAACTGACCCCCGAGGATGCGGCCGGGATAGTGGATAAGCTCAGGGAACAGCGCGTGCCTTTCCGGATTGAAGGCGGTGGCAGTATGATCCTTGTGCCGGCGGACATGGTCTATGATGTCCGATTGTCCTTGGCCGGTTTGGGAATACCCAAGGGCGGCGGCGTGGGCTTTGAGATTTTTGATGAAACGGACTTCGGTACGACTGAATTTGTTCAAAAGCTCAATTACCAGCGGGCGCTGCAAGGGGAACTGGCTCGAACCATCAAAGAGTTTTCGGAAGTGGCCGATGCCCGGGTGATGATTGTTATGCCGAAGGATTCGGTTTTTATCGATGAAAAAAAGCCGCCGTCGGCTTCCGTTTTGTTGAAACTTCGCAACGCGTTATCCAAATCGAAGGTGGCTGCCGTTGTCCACCTGGTGGCCAGCGCCGTGGAGGGACTTACCCCGGACCTGGTGACCGTTGTGGATACCGACGGAAGGGTGTTGTCCAAAAAGACACTTGAAGAAGATAAGGTCGGAGAGCTTGCGGATTCTCAGCTGGAATATAAAACCGGCTACGAGGGAAATTTGGTTCGAAGAATTCAGTCCATGCTGGAGCAGATCGTTGGACCCGGAAAAGCCATTGTGCGCGTCAGTGCGGATATGGATTTTAGCCGGGTGGATATTAATGAAGAACGCTATGACCCCGATGTGCAGGTAATCAGAAGCCAGCAAAACAGTACGGAAGCACAAGAGGGCAGCAAAGGTGCCGCCAACGGTGTTTCCAGTGTCAACCCCGCGGCCGGAGGGTCTTTGGCAAGCCAAAGCGCCGAAAAGAGCCAACGCCAGAATCAAACCATTAATTATGAAATCAACCGAACGGTAAAGCGCATCGTAAAGCCGCTTGCCGAAGTCAAACGGTTGTCAGTGGCGGCCGTGTTGGACGGAAAATACACGCCGGGCACCGATAAAGACGGCAATCAGACAAAGACCTATGTGGCCCGGACCCAAGCCGAGCTCGATCAATTCGCCAACATTGTCAAACAGGCCATGGGCTACAGCGCGGACCGGGAAGATCAGGTGACGGTAGAATCTCTTCCCTTTGCGTTCATGGAAGAGATGAGCCTGGAGATGAACCCCGGCGTGGACTGGCTGGCCATGATTAAGCGCTTCGGGCATTTGGCTGGATATGCGGTGTTGCTGCTGATTTCTTTTGTCTTCATCGTACGGCCGATGACGCGGGTGGTTAGCGATGTTTCGGTGGCGGTTGAGCAACAGACGCTCCGGTATGGCGCCGGTGCGCAGCAGCAAGCCCTGCCGAGTCCGGATGGCCGCCAGGCGTTGCCGGAGCCCAAGGCGATTAGTCCCCGGGAAAGGGCCGTTCATCTGACAAAGCAAGACCCGGATATGGCGGTGGAGCATGTGCGCAGCTGGTTGAGTGAGGCGTCGTGA
- a CDS encoding PilZ domain-containing protein translates to MIPVAEMNKRRRVRVDFATRILIDFDHSGIQLTGDSRNLSTKGIYISTTENVPLNATCRVQVFLTGTIAPHSLTMAGTVVRKESEGVAILFNSIELDSYIELKHIVRYNTENPDEVV, encoded by the coding sequence ATGATACCCGTGGCGGAAATGAACAAGCGAAGGAGAGTCAGGGTCGATTTTGCGACGCGAATCCTAATAGACTTTGATCACTCCGGAATTCAGCTGACAGGAGACTCCAGAAACCTCAGCACGAAGGGGATTTACATTTCGACGACGGAGAATGTGCCGTTAAATGCAACGTGCCGTGTTCAGGTGTTTCTGACGGGAACCATCGCGCCCCATTCGCTCACCATGGCAGGTACTGTCGTTCGTAAAGAGTCCGAAGGGGTCGCTATCCTTTTTAATTCAATTGAATTAGATAGTTATATAGAGTTGAAACATATTGTTCGTTATAATACAGAAAATCCCGATGAAGTGGTTTGA
- a CDS encoding tetratricopeptide repeat protein: protein MTYFTKVDQSTPCGKLQFNACMRSGLFALALAFFCLFAGTGRATVTMPTISQISIMPNSAGIKVVLDRPAPFRAVLVDSKEALIAFKNVQLSKKVQEVGENGALHKPVKIDRLPNDVVALVVVTTREMREIQASWDNNANTMIARFIFAGGEMRLPDKVRKKAFKKPENLKNKKKEWVVPVSDLLGAGQETGAIDPSSVSEVNATSTADAEVAPATAVDRRFELNVPVAQILAKEPASDIDVMKGDMDDLLLMMTDSPCGGKLDIQGALRMCKQKDWRQAFDLLNEGIFAIKEDACLERAYFLRAYAFYLMNLGVNEGLYPEVLNLFQESLSYYPSSVYAPFALTGMGKTYKALKNFEEAKGYFKIILDTHKEYSGKPEVLYELGRIYYAGNKPELSISIFKEFLAEYAENPLALDVTLELGTALYDLNRYSDALEMLNAVLAKDVRKAFENEKLLWLIGNCYYQLGKFEDARNALTKAVNLFPAAESNSTSLTRIGDTYRDTGQPEKASKIYQLAMDTYPKTDGFIIGAIRKAELLSDRSEKQSIFRMIIEGYSAHPMADLAVVKLADLYQNAGEYRNSIETIRPLVIARPNALIEEAVFIMQAAFEGLLSEMLKSDAYPEIVVLHQKDGAFFRRFNNPNIFKMLGEAYLNGHLHTEAATLLKKAAKLYGEDAPAELSYELAVALQAANETDLALTELNRYAQNAPEGDHVADAFCRMGRILIDRGEPENAFLALNAFYRQNLPASEKIRLLRLLSETHRLQGQYEQAADKLVAATDLLTAAPNKDSDALADIFQQLGEDYLQIKSYLKAIDAFTSALKYGGKAPSSRILVQLGEAYQKAGDTNNAKQMFDQVLTLEDDFWKYQAKERLQRLAIENRIGF, encoded by the coding sequence ATGACTTATTTCACCAAAGTGGATCAATCAACCCCTTGCGGCAAATTGCAATTCAACGCTTGTATGCGAAGTGGATTGTTCGCGTTGGCATTGGCGTTTTTCTGCCTGTTTGCCGGAACGGGCCGGGCGACTGTGACCATGCCGACCATCTCGCAGATCAGCATAATGCCTAATTCTGCCGGAATAAAAGTGGTGCTGGATAGGCCGGCGCCATTTCGGGCGGTGTTGGTGGATTCGAAGGAAGCCTTAATTGCATTTAAAAACGTGCAACTTTCGAAAAAGGTTCAAGAGGTTGGGGAAAACGGGGCACTGCATAAGCCGGTGAAAATCGATCGTTTGCCCAATGATGTTGTGGCGCTTGTTGTTGTTACCACTCGTGAAATGCGCGAGATTCAGGCGTCGTGGGACAACAATGCCAATACCATGATAGCGCGGTTTATTTTTGCAGGGGGCGAAATGCGACTGCCGGATAAGGTAAGAAAAAAGGCTTTTAAGAAGCCCGAAAATTTAAAGAATAAAAAAAAGGAATGGGTCGTGCCGGTGAGCGATCTCCTTGGAGCGGGCCAAGAAACCGGGGCAATCGATCCTTCAAGCGTCTCGGAAGTTAACGCAACATCCACCGCGGATGCCGAAGTCGCGCCCGCGACGGCGGTCGACCGGAGATTCGAACTGAATGTGCCCGTCGCGCAAATCCTGGCCAAAGAACCGGCGTCCGATATAGATGTCATGAAGGGCGATATGGACGATTTGCTTTTGATGATGACGGATTCACCCTGCGGGGGAAAGCTGGACATTCAAGGGGCGTTACGAATGTGCAAGCAAAAGGATTGGCGGCAGGCGTTTGATCTTTTAAACGAGGGGATTTTCGCCATTAAAGAAGACGCCTGCCTTGAGCGGGCATACTTTCTTAGGGCTTATGCTTTTTATTTAATGAATCTGGGCGTGAATGAGGGATTATATCCTGAAGTGCTCAATCTTTTTCAGGAGTCTCTCAGTTATTATCCTTCCTCTGTTTATGCGCCTTTCGCCCTGACAGGCATGGGAAAAACCTACAAGGCATTAAAAAATTTTGAGGAGGCCAAAGGGTATTTCAAGATTATCCTTGATACCCACAAAGAGTATTCGGGGAAACCGGAAGTGTTATATGAGTTGGGCCGAATTTATTATGCTGGTAACAAGCCGGAATTGAGCATTTCGATTTTTAAGGAATTTTTAGCTGAGTATGCTGAAAATCCGTTAGCCCTTGATGTTACGCTCGAACTCGGGACAGCCCTTTATGATTTAAATCGCTATTCCGATGCGTTGGAAATGCTGAACGCAGTGTTGGCGAAAGACGTCCGAAAAGCGTTTGAAAATGAAAAATTATTGTGGCTGATCGGAAACTGTTACTATCAATTGGGTAAATTCGAGGATGCTAGAAACGCTCTCACCAAGGCGGTCAATCTTTTTCCCGCCGCCGAATCCAATTCGACCAGCCTCACTCGAATCGGAGACACTTATCGGGATACCGGGCAGCCGGAAAAGGCGAGCAAAATTTACCAACTTGCGATGGATACCTATCCAAAAACGGACGGGTTTATTATCGGCGCTATTCGCAAAGCCGAACTGCTATCGGATCGCTCTGAAAAGCAAAGCATTTTCAGAATGATTATTGAAGGGTATTCGGCGCATCCCATGGCGGACCTGGCCGTGGTGAAGCTGGCGGATTTGTACCAAAACGCTGGCGAATATCGAAACAGCATAGAAACCATTCGGCCGTTGGTGATCGCTCGGCCCAACGCGTTGATTGAAGAGGCCGTTTTTATCATGCAGGCCGCCTTTGAGGGGCTGCTGTCGGAAATGCTCAAGTCAGACGCTTATCCTGAAATAGTGGTGTTGCACCAAAAAGATGGGGCTTTTTTTCGACGGTTTAACAATCCGAATATCTTTAAAATGCTTGGAGAGGCGTATTTAAATGGACATCTTCACACGGAGGCGGCAACACTTCTCAAGAAGGCGGCGAAATTGTACGGCGAAGACGCGCCAGCCGAACTCAGCTATGAATTGGCAGTGGCCCTGCAAGCGGCCAATGAAACGGACCTGGCGCTAACCGAGCTGAATAGATATGCCCAAAATGCTCCTGAAGGAGACCATGTGGCCGATGCCTTTTGCCGTATGGGGCGAATACTGATTGACCGGGGTGAGCCGGAAAATGCGTTTTTGGCATTGAATGCGTTTTATCGGCAAAACCTGCCGGCATCGGAAAAGATTCGGCTTCTGCGCTTGCTTTCTGAAACGCATCGTTTGCAGGGGCAATACGAACAGGCAGCAGATAAGTTGGTTGCCGCAACCGATTTGCTTACAGCCGCCCCGAATAAAGATTCCGATGCGCTGGCCGATATATTCCAGCAGCTCGGCGAGGACTATCTGCAGATCAAATCCTATCTGAAGGCGATTGATGCCTTTACCTCGGCCCTCAAGTATGGGGGGAAAGCCCCCTCTTCTAGAATTTTGGTTCAACTCGGCGAAGCGTATCAAAAAGCGGGCGACACGAATAACGCCAAGCAAATGTTTGATCAGGTGCTAACACTGGAGGACGATTTTTGGAAATATCAGGCAAAAGAGCGGCTTCAACGCCTGGCGATCGAAAATAGAATCGGCTTTTAG
- the flgB gene encoding flagellar basal body rod protein FlgB, whose translation MANSLVTDNTINFLGKALSAGTKRHGLISANVANIDTIGYKAKDIDFKKMLTEVLEGETPGVLEQTQPRHFPRGTPLTLSGEGEVITTGETVDIDQEMTRLAENNINYRTNLEMLLRKMNLMRTAVTEGGR comes from the coding sequence ATGGCAAACTCGCTTGTAACCGACAATACCATTAATTTTTTAGGTAAGGCCTTATCCGCCGGCACCAAACGCCATGGCCTGATCAGCGCCAATGTCGCCAACATCGATACCATCGGATATAAGGCCAAGGATATCGATTTTAAAAAAATGCTGACCGAAGTGTTGGAAGGCGAAACGCCCGGCGTACTCGAGCAGACGCAACCCCGGCACTTTCCTCGGGGTACACCCCTGACCCTTTCCGGTGAAGGCGAAGTTATAACCACTGGGGAAACGGTCGATATCGACCAGGAGATGACCCGGCTTGCGGAAAACAATATTAATTATCGAACCAACCTGGAGATGCTGCTGAGAAAAATGAATCTGATGAGAACCGCCGTTACTGAAGGAGGCCGATGA
- a CDS encoding sigma-54 dependent transcriptional regulator: MVKNRNILIVESDPMVRRELHRALEGWGYAVFSVIAGAEARKKLQDSAIDMVIVGFETPGVNGIDLCHLAASGQTETGVLFLSNEAPIAEAVNVMKAGAFDFVMKPISEEQLYHLVQRWFCRSLDAESGRGHQNRGRDIVTQDPGMKKLLALARQVADSRASVLIQGESGTGKELFARYIHEHSSRRGGPFIAVNCGALPETLLESELFGHEKGAFTGAISRKPGKFELADGGTILLDEVTEMQASLQAKLLRVLQEREVDRLGGRMPVSVDIRVVATTNRDIKTAIEEKQFREDLYYRLSVIPLRIPPLRERCADIPLLAHHFMEKYNAIDRRNVKSLAMNAVEKLATLPFNGNVRELENMIERAVLLSDGHCIQEKDLFIEQFEAGNGPVLAAIHDVERAQAPLPLREVEKKMIFQALDETSGNRTHAAKLLGISVRTLRNKLNEYKDGFEAE; the protein is encoded by the coding sequence ATGGTTAAAAACCGAAACATACTCATCGTTGAAAGTGATCCAATGGTGCGCCGGGAATTACATCGGGCGTTGGAAGGGTGGGGGTATGCCGTTTTTTCCGTCATTGCCGGCGCGGAAGCCCGCAAAAAACTTCAGGACAGTGCAATTGACATGGTGATAGTCGGCTTTGAAACCCCGGGGGTAAACGGTATTGATTTGTGTCATTTGGCTGCTTCAGGCCAGACCGAGACCGGTGTGCTGTTTTTATCCAATGAAGCGCCCATTGCGGAAGCCGTCAATGTGATGAAAGCGGGCGCCTTTGACTTTGTCATGAAACCGATTAGCGAAGAGCAACTTTATCATTTGGTGCAGCGATGGTTTTGCCGGTCATTGGACGCAGAGAGCGGGCGCGGGCATCAAAACCGGGGTCGCGATATTGTCACTCAGGATCCCGGCATGAAGAAGCTTCTGGCCTTGGCCCGCCAGGTCGCAGACAGCCGGGCTTCGGTGTTGATTCAGGGAGAGAGCGGAACGGGGAAAGAGCTTTTTGCCCGTTACATTCATGAACACAGCAGTCGGCGAGGCGGCCCCTTTATTGCCGTAAACTGTGGCGCCTTACCGGAAACCCTTCTTGAAAGCGAGCTGTTCGGCCATGAAAAGGGGGCTTTCACCGGCGCGATTTCCAGAAAACCCGGGAAATTTGAATTGGCCGACGGCGGCACCATTTTGCTGGATGAGGTCACGGAGATGCAGGCCTCGCTTCAGGCCAAGCTGCTGCGGGTTCTGCAGGAACGGGAGGTGGACCGATTGGGTGGACGCATGCCGGTTTCCGTGGACATTCGCGTGGTGGCGACGACCAATCGGGACATAAAAACCGCTATTGAGGAAAAACAATTCCGCGAAGACCTTTATTACCGGCTCAGTGTTATTCCCCTCCGAATCCCCCCGTTGCGGGAGCGCTGCGCTGATATTCCGTTGCTGGCGCATCATTTTATGGAGAAATACAACGCGATTGACAGGCGAAACGTCAAAAGTTTGGCGATGAATGCCGTTGAAAAACTGGCAACACTCCCGTTTAATGGAAATGTCCGGGAGCTTGAAAATATGATCGAACGGGCCGTGCTTCTTTCCGATGGGCATTGTATTCAGGAAAAAGACCTTTTTATTGAGCAGTTTGAGGCCGGCAATGGGCCGGTATTGGCTGCGATACATGATGTTGAACGCGCGCAAGCTCCGCTTCCCTTGCGGGAAGTTGAAAAAAAGATGATATTCCAGGCGCTTGATGAAACGAGCGGGAACCGGACGCACGCCGCAAAATTGTTGGGAATCAGTGTTCGAACGTTGCGAAACAAGCTCAATGAATACAAGGATGGTTTTGAGGCCGAATGA
- a CDS encoding sigma-54 dependent transcriptional regulator, which translates to MPNILVVADADTVALIKGVFSEESHHVVGIREKDRAIGLLDDDAFDVVITDCLDFSGAGSFGPSLLDDLVSNHPDIPCIVYAKDVSVRHSVEAIKRGAFDYLTTLDPREAIRSVVDKATSRSGVAGLRRRKEDQTPGYRFGELVGESPEMQKVFKTIDKVAKSESTVLITGESGTGKELIARAIHYNSHRQHKPLIVINCGAIPGELLESELFGHEKGSFTGAHRIRIGRFELANGGTIFLDEIGDMSPDLQVKLLRVLQEQTFERVGSTKTIQVNIRVLAATNKDLLSSIDEKKFREDLYYRLNVIPIKVPPLRSRKSDIPLLINFFLARLGGRRRYDKKRVKQFSEQVLEAMMKYDWPGNVRELENLMERLSVLVEGDMVEFSDLPESIRGAQTCLFPSLTSTLESGLGFNEAVDEYQRGLILQALNHTHWVKAKAAELLKINRTTLVEKIKKMKIEPPDISQFPQW; encoded by the coding sequence ATGCCTAATATTCTTGTCGTTGCGGATGCCGATACGGTTGCGCTTATAAAAGGGGTCTTCAGCGAAGAATCTCATCATGTGGTGGGCATTCGGGAAAAAGACCGTGCCATCGGCTTGCTGGATGATGATGCGTTCGATGTGGTTATAACGGATTGTTTAGATTTTTCCGGCGCTGGATCGTTCGGCCCTTCCTTGTTGGATGATTTGGTTTCGAATCATCCTGACATTCCTTGTATTGTTTATGCAAAAGACGTTTCTGTCAGGCATTCCGTGGAAGCAATAAAACGGGGTGCTTTTGATTATCTTACTACGCTAGACCCCCGGGAGGCGATTCGGTCGGTTGTTGATAAGGCGACTTCTCGCAGCGGCGTCGCGGGGTTGCGGCGTCGAAAGGAAGATCAAACACCCGGCTATCGGTTCGGTGAATTGGTCGGTGAGAGCCCGGAGATGCAAAAGGTATTTAAGACCATTGATAAAGTGGCAAAATCCGAAAGTACCGTTCTGATCACCGGAGAAAGCGGCACCGGTAAGGAATTGATTGCCCGGGCCATTCACTACAATAGCCATCGGCAACACAAGCCGCTGATTGTCATCAATTGCGGGGCGATTCCGGGCGAGTTGCTGGAGAGCGAATTATTCGGTCATGAAAAGGGCTCCTTTACCGGTGCGCACCGAATTCGTATCGGACGGTTTGAACTGGCCAATGGCGGCACTATATTCCTTGATGAAATCGGGGATATGAGCCCGGATTTACAGGTGAAGTTGCTGCGGGTGTTGCAGGAACAGACCTTTGAGCGGGTCGGCAGTACCAAAACCATACAGGTGAATATTCGCGTTTTGGCGGCCACGAACAAGGATCTGCTCAGTTCCATTGATGAAAAGAAATTCAGGGAAGATCTTTACTATCGCCTCAATGTCATTCCGATAAAGGTGCCGCCGCTTCGCAGCAGAAAGAGTGACATTCCCCTTTTGATCAATTTTTTTCTCGCTCGGCTCGGGGGACGGCGTCGATATGATAAGAAACGGGTGAAACAGTTTTCAGAACAAGTCCTCGAGGCCATGATGAAATATGACTGGCCGGGAAATGTCCGAGAATTGGAAAACCTCATGGAGCGACTTTCCGTGCTGGTTGAAGGCGATATGGTCGAGTTTTCCGATCTGCCGGAAAGTATTCGGGGGGCTCAGACTTGCCTGTTCCCCTCGCTGACTTCCACGCTGGAAAGCGGGTTGGGGTTTAATGAGGCCGTTGATGAATATCAGCGAGGGCTCATCCTTCAAGCATTAAACCACACCCATTGGGTGAAGGCCAAGGCTGCAGAGCTGCTGAAAATCAATCGCACCACCTTGGTTGAAAAGATTAAAAAGATGAAGATCGAACCGCCCGATATCAGCCAATTCCCTCAGTGGTAA
- the fliE gene encoding flagellar hook-basal body complex protein FliE, with translation MNGPSIEGIAPLQPVEIAPKAKPEAGGFADALKSAVGEVNHLQHLADNAVTDVAKGNLGIHEGMMALAEADLSLRLLIQVRNKVMDAYREISRMS, from the coding sequence ATGAACGGACCGAGCATTGAAGGGATCGCCCCCTTGCAACCGGTTGAGATCGCCCCGAAGGCCAAGCCCGAAGCCGGAGGATTTGCCGATGCACTTAAGAGTGCAGTGGGAGAAGTAAATCATCTGCAGCACCTGGCGGATAACGCCGTTACGGATGTTGCAAAAGGCAATCTCGGTATTCATGAGGGAATGATGGCCCTTGCGGAGGCGGATCTGTCCCTTCGGTTGCTGATTCAGGTACGAAATAAGGTGATGGATGCGTACCGGGAAATCAGCCGCATGTCATGA